Proteins encoded within one genomic window of Alcanivorax sp. REN37:
- a CDS encoding winged helix-turn-helix transcriptional regulator, translating to MSRKRFEALECTVADALDQVGDSWSLMLVKEAMQGTRRFVDFQRRLGIARNILCERLARLVAADILTKVDAGEHGTRYEYRLTDKGRDLFVVITALRQWSERWNGCGDGMVMVDREQGSPVRTLTVQGADGAALSVRDVGFVPLPEER from the coding sequence GTGTCCCGCAAACGCTTTGAGGCTCTGGAGTGCACCGTGGCCGATGCCTTGGACCAGGTCGGCGACAGCTGGTCGTTGATGTTGGTGAAGGAAGCGATGCAGGGCACGCGCCGTTTTGTCGATTTCCAGCGCCGGCTTGGCATCGCACGCAATATTCTCTGTGAACGGCTGGCACGCTTGGTGGCGGCGGACATCCTCACCAAGGTCGATGCCGGCGAGCACGGCACTCGTTATGAATACCGGCTCACCGACAAGGGACGCGACCTGTTCGTGGTGATCACCGCGCTGCGCCAGTGGAGTGAACGCTGGAACGGCTGCGGCGACGGCATGGTGATGGTGGACCGTGAGCAGGGCAGTCCGGTGCGTACGCTGACCGTGCAGGGCGCGGATGGTGCCGCACTCAGCGTGCGCGATGTGGGCTTCGTGCCGCTGCCCGAGGAACGCTGA
- a CDS encoding AraC family transcriptional regulator, which yields MSLTIVLPSLYLQQLGELVDSLGGDFDRCLAAAGLQRSQLDTALLRLPWRAFQQLVEQSLSHSGRADLGLLLGERLPVQTHGVLGYAAMNATTLRDAIDLLVTFLRVRITLLALTPEPHADGLRLQLTAAVPLGATERFLAEAVLLAIKHIFDFITRDHDAVTAVAFDCAAPDNLALAQTLFRVPVHDQASWTGLVLDRSRLDVPLRLADPMAFESAQALCRQTLEQLSADDRLGQRIRRYLLERQGRFPTLEEVCRQLHMTPRTLHRHLAAEGTSFKQLSDDLRHMLAVEHLRSGRVPLQELAYLLGYSDMANFRRAFRRWEGVPPSEFLAALQRDS from the coding sequence ATGTCGCTGACAATTGTGTTGCCCAGCCTGTACTTGCAGCAGCTCGGTGAATTGGTGGACAGCCTGGGTGGTGATTTCGATCGCTGCTTGGCGGCAGCCGGATTGCAGCGGTCACAGCTGGACACCGCGCTGCTGCGACTACCTTGGCGGGCGTTCCAGCAGCTGGTGGAGCAATCGCTGAGCCACAGCGGCCGTGCCGATCTGGGGCTGCTGCTGGGCGAGCGGCTGCCGGTGCAGACCCACGGCGTGCTCGGCTATGCGGCGATGAACGCCACCACCCTGCGCGATGCCATTGATCTGCTGGTGACCTTCCTGCGGGTGCGTATCACGCTGCTGGCGCTGACACCGGAACCGCACGCTGACGGTCTGCGCTTGCAGCTGACCGCGGCGGTGCCGCTGGGCGCCACCGAGCGCTTTCTCGCTGAAGCGGTGTTGTTGGCGATCAAACACATTTTCGACTTCATCACCCGCGATCACGATGCGGTAACGGCGGTGGCGTTCGACTGCGCCGCACCAGACAACCTAGCGCTGGCGCAGACGCTGTTCCGCGTTCCGGTGCATGACCAGGCCAGCTGGACCGGTTTGGTGTTGGACCGCAGCCGGCTCGATGTGCCACTGCGGCTGGCCGACCCGATGGCGTTCGAAAGCGCCCAGGCGCTGTGCCGCCAGACGCTGGAGCAACTGAGTGCTGATGACCGCCTCGGCCAACGCATCCGCCGCTATCTGCTGGAGCGCCAAGGCCGATTCCCGACGCTGGAGGAAGTGTGCCGCCAGTTGCACATGACGCCACGCACGCTGCACCGGCATCTGGCCGCCGAGGGCACTTCGTTCAAGCAACTGAGTGATGACCTACGCCACATGCTGGCGGTGGAGCACCTGCGCAGCGGCCGGGTGCCGCTGCAGGAATTGGCGTACCTGCTCGGTTACAGCGACATGGCTAATTTCCGCCGGGCATTCCGGCGCTGGGAAGGCGTGCCGCCATCGGAATTCCTCGCGGCACTGCAACGCGACAGCTGA
- a CDS encoding alkane 1-monooxygenase — protein sequence MKLLHYLKYFLFHGIGLASVLALLAGGNWIIAGFVAIVLFYVLGDALLGDDTTTPEFNLPGVLTVQLWLALPLMALITFVSVWSMLGTDPFGFGAWIGAVSGYDVLAARAANTWLHHLFGVLLTGLMIGIIGTVTAHELTHRTWDKVSMLIGRWLLAFSFDTIFSIEHVYGHHRYVATIDDPATAPRGRNVYYHVLASTWKGNVSAWRIEKARLVRVNKGLWSVSNAFLRGHFMSLLLVAAAWALGGWTAALYFTACALWGKSLLEIVNYMEHYGIVRDPSTPVQPRHSWNTNRRVSSWTMFNLTRHSHHHAQGEVPYQDLRPFPDAPMMIGGYLTTIIVALLPPLWHRLMTPKVIAWDRDYASPGERKLAAAASQRSGMPAFIEAAGTLSQ from the coding sequence ATGAAACTGCTGCATTACCTGAAGTATTTCCTGTTCCACGGCATCGGCCTGGCCAGCGTGTTGGCCCTGCTGGCGGGCGGCAACTGGATCATCGCCGGGTTCGTCGCCATCGTGCTGTTCTATGTGCTGGGCGACGCGCTGCTGGGTGACGACACCACCACGCCGGAATTCAATTTGCCCGGCGTGTTGACGGTGCAGTTGTGGCTGGCGCTGCCGCTGATGGCGCTGATCACCTTTGTGTCGGTGTGGAGCATGCTTGGCACCGACCCGTTCGGCTTCGGCGCTTGGATCGGTGCGGTCAGCGGCTATGACGTGCTTGCCGCGCGGGCGGCCAACACCTGGCTGCATCATCTGTTCGGCGTACTGCTCACCGGCTTGATGATCGGCATCATCGGCACCGTCACCGCCCACGAATTAACCCACCGTACCTGGGACAAAGTGTCGATGCTGATCGGCCGTTGGCTGCTGGCGTTCAGTTTCGACACCATTTTTTCCATCGAGCATGTGTACGGCCACCACCGCTACGTGGCCACCATCGACGACCCGGCCACCGCGCCGCGCGGCCGCAACGTCTACTACCACGTGCTGGCCTCCACCTGGAAAGGCAACGTCAGCGCCTGGCGTATTGAGAAAGCGCGGCTGGTGCGCGTCAACAAGGGGCTGTGGTCGGTGAGCAATGCGTTCCTGCGCGGCCACTTCATGAGCCTGTTGCTGGTGGCGGCGGCCTGGGCGCTGGGCGGCTGGACCGCGGCGCTGTACTTCACTGCCTGCGCATTGTGGGGCAAGTCGCTGCTGGAAATCGTCAACTACATGGAGCACTACGGTATCGTGCGTGACCCGTCCACGCCGGTGCAGCCGCGCCATTCTTGGAACACCAACCGCCGGGTCAGCTCCTGGACCATGTTCAACCTGACCCGTCACTCGCACCACCACGCTCAAGGGGAGGTGCCGTACCAAGACCTGCGGCCGTTCCCGGATGCCCCCATGATGATTGGCGGCTACCTGACCACCATCATCGTGGCACTGCTGCCGCCGCTGTGGCACCGCCTGATGACGCCGAAAGTGATCGCCTGGGACCGTGACTATGCCTCGCCCGGCGAGCGTAAATTGGCGGCCGCGGCCAGCCAGCGCAGTGGTATGCCCGCCTTCATCGAAGCGGCCGGTACGCTGTCGCAATGA
- a CDS encoding cysteine-rich CWC family protein, with protein MYGFGSAAGAHCGRKANRLCCAPCYLPDLIVTVPRSAVPSPIQQCPVCGADNQCAPAACGRFEVDCWCRHQPVSASVRATLPAAQRGTACLCPACAKVP; from the coding sequence ATGTACGGTTTTGGGTCAGCCGCTGGCGCGCACTGCGGTCGCAAGGCAAACCGCCTATGCTGTGCGCCCTGTTACCTGCCGGACTTGATCGTGACTGTTCCCCGTTCCGCTGTGCCGTCCCCGATCCAGCAGTGCCCCGTCTGTGGCGCTGACAACCAGTGTGCACCGGCCGCCTGTGGCCGCTTCGAGGTGGATTGCTGGTGCCGCCACCAGCCGGTGTCCGCGTCAGTGCGCGCGACCCTTCCGGCCGCGCAACGTGGTACCGCGTGTCTATGTCCAGCTTGCGCGAAGGTGCCATGA
- a CDS encoding Ig-like domain-containing protein has protein sequence MKKWMLLALTASLAACGGSKDDVNADYDNQIERRNQNLVFAYPAAGQHNVPVTAPLMLSFSSAVKQPHALSLQLVAAGQPPVALHVETVDQGRGLMLTPAAPLQPLTAYQLALPAIDLEKGTAPARTLDFNTAPRWDAALTGQQGDRFTVVNQWPALDQAVPDFASLRLQLSQPLDPASVRYGNQQDSTVALLDANDQLVAADVLAVGPYLTVDPRADLPAGSYQLLLGGGLLSTAGHSLPGSAGSAETRYRFTVVDTRPPVTESNRQRERAMMRQSLVSGGTSALTGAAVNQVPLSSVLLGAEAEVALDGDLIVELAHAPAFPAATPLRLPRGTVLNASNLDVQLGGEVAAGLSSGRVTLELLSDATGVLLDNPYSRAADAPKLVRAMMDVAISAEDPRANGAVTQTLMHVALVGTARARGDDLVLDVIAVAEPQLLSSEYARTLISLHLEGKPTSGVRPPVDDRVLEQVHAGAEADPARVNPHAPLTLMFNKAIALQDAEQLSLTHNGVPVPFSAAVRGSALYLQPQQPLSYAQQQGDQVQPSLYELSLGTGIVGLNGAAVAGNSGMRLEMPVQVNEGHEYGWRIEDSSSGEMPQFIDLGVQPVPQRAPMLLVTYPGQPCALDPASLDLANSTVGYCAGSLREPYRRKKVSDLGLTVVAELSKLPEPDLPLSTLPANRPLITIFSKPIAASSVQLGGSYQVEQIDESGRSLGAVAGRVEVNGAELRFWPQQPWKEGALYRYRLASNGDRHSASAQCDGQGAICDVSGLPIQTQLHALERTQAPIESDNEIVGYDDMIVQSVNLATGGGPDLVQYFRAEASSTRVLQVLNGPSVDTNGNLRHERNAPSLIPAEMDQMRISYMEYSVEEDGVDSSQRDPMACAGAGPCLDPGGIAPIRNSAKILSTTLYEPGDNMSMPGLNIGCGYLNGQIRDDQQNVIAGYDRAECPENLFMHLTASLVAEVGDYDAALGGLEVVVHPAQIFGTSLPIYAAFPPLGGEKGVLGMDSGPQVMRLRPAIDDLSCVDDIASGKQCSRSQPIRGVIREQDGQAVLDLTVDLYADAMELQTHITAIATAMGVEGFGDVLHDLVQVPLQLQLTGPVSFNADGTMKVAQQSVNALELPLNLVLNTFGTYFLMADYGLLIPSGGAKLELHTQLPRP, from the coding sequence ATGAAAAAGTGGATGCTGCTGGCACTCACTGCCAGCCTGGCCGCCTGCGGTGGCAGCAAAGATGACGTCAACGCTGATTACGACAACCAGATAGAGCGGCGCAACCAAAACTTGGTGTTCGCCTATCCCGCCGCGGGCCAGCACAACGTGCCGGTGACGGCGCCGCTGATGCTGAGTTTTTCCAGCGCCGTGAAACAACCGCATGCGCTGTCACTGCAATTGGTGGCGGCCGGTCAGCCACCGGTGGCGTTGCACGTAGAGACAGTGGACCAAGGTCGCGGCTTGATGCTGACCCCGGCTGCGCCGCTGCAGCCGCTGACGGCGTACCAGCTGGCGTTGCCGGCCATTGATCTGGAAAAAGGCACGGCACCGGCCCGCACTCTCGACTTCAATACCGCACCGCGCTGGGATGCTGCGCTCACCGGTCAGCAGGGTGACCGCTTTACGGTGGTTAACCAGTGGCCGGCGTTGGATCAGGCGGTGCCGGACTTTGCCAGCTTGCGCTTGCAGCTGAGCCAGCCATTGGACCCAGCCAGCGTGCGCTATGGCAATCAGCAAGACAGCACCGTCGCCTTGCTTGATGCCAACGATCAGTTGGTGGCCGCCGATGTACTGGCGGTGGGACCCTACTTAACCGTGGACCCACGGGCGGACCTGCCTGCCGGCAGCTACCAGTTACTGTTGGGCGGCGGACTGCTCAGCACCGCCGGTCACAGTCTGCCGGGCAGTGCCGGCAGCGCCGAGACCCGCTATCGCTTCACCGTGGTCGACACCCGGCCGCCGGTAACGGAGAGCAATCGGCAGCGCGAGCGCGCCATGATGCGTCAGAGCTTGGTCAGCGGCGGCACCAGTGCCTTGACTGGCGCCGCGGTAAATCAGGTGCCGTTGTCCTCGGTACTGCTCGGCGCAGAGGCCGAGGTGGCATTGGATGGCGACCTGATAGTGGAGCTGGCTCATGCGCCAGCGTTTCCCGCCGCAACACCGTTGCGGCTGCCACGCGGTACCGTGCTGAACGCCAGCAATCTGGATGTGCAGTTGGGCGGTGAAGTGGCTGCCGGACTGTCCTCCGGCCGCGTGACGCTGGAATTGCTCAGTGATGCCACGGGCGTGCTGCTGGACAACCCCTATAGCCGCGCCGCTGATGCGCCGAAGTTGGTGCGCGCCATGATGGACGTGGCGATCAGCGCGGAAGACCCCCGCGCCAACGGTGCCGTCACGCAAACCCTAATGCACGTCGCTCTGGTGGGCACCGCCCGCGCCCGTGGCGACGACTTGGTGCTGGACGTGATCGCGGTGGCAGAGCCCCAACTGTTGTCTAGTGAATACGCCCGCACCCTGATCAGCCTGCATCTGGAAGGTAAACCCACCAGCGGCGTGCGTCCGCCGGTGGACGACCGGGTGCTTGAGCAAGTGCACGCCGGCGCCGAAGCCGATCCCGCCCGCGTGAACCCTCATGCGCCGCTGACGCTGATGTTCAACAAGGCGATCGCCCTGCAAGACGCTGAGCAATTGTCTCTGACGCATAACGGCGTGCCGGTGCCGTTCAGCGCCGCGGTGCGCGGCAGCGCCTTGTACCTGCAGCCGCAGCAGCCGCTGAGTTACGCCCAGCAGCAAGGCGATCAGGTGCAACCGTCGTTGTACGAACTGAGTTTGGGCACTGGCATCGTCGGCTTGAACGGCGCCGCCGTGGCCGGCAACAGCGGTATGCGCTTGGAGATGCCGGTGCAGGTGAACGAGGGGCACGAGTACGGATGGAGAATCGAAGATTCCTCGTCCGGTGAGATGCCGCAGTTCATCGACCTTGGTGTTCAGCCTGTGCCACAGCGCGCGCCAATGTTGTTGGTGACCTATCCCGGTCAGCCGTGCGCCTTGGATCCTGCTTCGCTGGATCTCGCCAACAGCACGGTGGGCTACTGCGCCGGTAGTTTGCGCGAGCCCTACCGCCGCAAGAAAGTCAGTGATTTGGGGCTCACCGTTGTAGCAGAGCTGTCGAAGCTGCCGGAACCGGATCTGCCGTTGAGCACACTGCCGGCCAACCGACCACTGATCACTATTTTTTCCAAGCCCATCGCAGCGTCCTCGGTGCAGTTAGGCGGCAGCTACCAAGTCGAACAAATTGATGAAAGTGGTCGTTCGCTCGGAGCGGTAGCGGGACGAGTGGAGGTGAATGGGGCGGAGCTGCGGTTCTGGCCGCAGCAGCCCTGGAAAGAGGGCGCACTCTATCGCTACCGCTTGGCGTCCAACGGAGACCGCCACAGCGCGTCGGCGCAGTGTGATGGTCAGGGCGCCATTTGTGATGTTAGCGGGTTACCGATTCAGACCCAGCTGCATGCCTTGGAACGGACGCAAGCCCCCATCGAATCCGATAACGAGATCGTCGGATACGACGACATGATCGTGCAATCGGTCAATTTGGCCACCGGAGGCGGTCCGGACTTGGTGCAGTATTTCCGCGCTGAAGCCAGCAGCACACGGGTTCTGCAAGTGCTTAACGGACCCAGCGTCGATACCAACGGCAACCTGCGCCATGAGCGCAATGCGCCCTCCCTGATCCCTGCCGAAATGGACCAGATGCGTATTTCCTATATGGAGTACAGCGTTGAGGAAGACGGCGTGGACAGTTCTCAGCGCGACCCGATGGCGTGTGCGGGTGCTGGCCCCTGTCTTGATCCTGGCGGGATCGCACCGATCCGCAACAGCGCGAAAATCCTGAGCACTACCCTGTATGAGCCAGGCGACAACATGTCCATGCCGGGGCTGAACATCGGTTGCGGCTACCTCAATGGCCAGATCCGCGATGACCAGCAGAACGTGATCGCCGGCTACGACCGCGCTGAGTGCCCGGAAAACTTGTTCATGCATTTGACCGCGTCCTTGGTGGCGGAAGTGGGCGACTACGACGCGGCGTTGGGCGGTCTGGAAGTAGTGGTGCATCCCGCGCAAATCTTCGGAACCTCGCTTCCTATCTACGCCGCCTTCCCGCCACTGGGAGGCGAGAAAGGGGTGCTGGGTATGGACTCCGGTCCGCAGGTAATGCGGTTGCGCCCTGCGATCGATGACCTCTCTTGCGTCGACGATATTGCGTCTGGAAAGCAGTGCAGCCGCAGTCAACCGATCCGGGGTGTCATCCGAGAACAAGATGGTCAGGCGGTGCTTGATCTGACCGTGGACCTCTATGCGGATGCCATGGAGCTTCAGACGCACATCACGGCTATTGCCACCGCGATGGGGGTCGAAGGTTTCGGCGATGTGCTGCACGACTTGGTGCAAGTGCCGTTGCAGTTGCAGCTGACGGGGCCGGTGTCTTTCAACGCGGATGGCACCATGAAAGTGGCGCAGCAATCGGTTAACGCGCTGGAGCTGCCGCTGAACCTGGTGCTCAACACCTTTGGTACGTATTTCCTGATGGCCGACTACGGCCTGCTGATTCCGTCCGGTGGCGCGAAGCTGGAACTGCACACGCAACTGCCACGGCCTTGA
- a CDS encoding OmpP1/FadL family transporter, which translates to MASAPVWASMGNAPSSYGILPGDVASAQSLSLFSSQISAVYYNPANLVKDRRGSLTLGMLHADHDLKADGRRIEDRPSQQLMLGLKTDLSRLTSSDHPIYFGLMAGVEKYGREMLSFSSNTQSGPQYLTYGRQPLFLTAGIGTQLWRGIDAGIAARVTLHAEAKLYAGTSLGGDTSGEQLEVSAKPVVRPIVGFNLRWGETFCDQAECWLDNLETALSYRASSNTRTKVRADITVPGVIQSPGLQMAIRAYDAMQPDITTLGFKYDFGGMRLGLTGEYQAWGKQQRDLRHDTIKDQGQINFRDIIIPRVGMEVDLSDSLMLTVGVARERSPLASTRTLDVNYIDANKTVFGLGLSAQIPRVPLLAWPVQLDLGYQYQHLDKRDFQLSSSATPGSYATVTTRGDVNVFVGSVSVNF; encoded by the coding sequence ATGGCGAGTGCGCCGGTTTGGGCCTCGATGGGCAATGCGCCGAGCAGTTACGGCATCCTGCCGGGCGATGTCGCCTCCGCCCAGTCGCTGTCGCTGTTTTCCTCGCAGATTTCTGCGGTCTATTACAACCCCGCTAACTTGGTCAAAGACCGGCGCGGCAGCCTTACGCTCGGCATGCTGCATGCCGACCATGACCTCAAGGCCGATGGCCGCCGTATTGAGGACCGTCCCAGCCAGCAGCTGATGCTGGGTCTCAAAACCGATCTGTCGCGACTGACCAGCAGTGATCATCCAATCTACTTCGGTCTGATGGCCGGGGTGGAAAAGTACGGCCGCGAAATGCTGTCGTTCTCATCGAACACGCAGAGCGGCCCGCAGTACCTCACCTATGGGCGTCAGCCGCTGTTTCTCACCGCCGGTATCGGCACTCAGTTGTGGCGCGGCATCGACGCCGGCATCGCCGCGCGGGTGACACTGCATGCGGAGGCCAAGCTCTACGCCGGCACCAGCCTCGGCGGTGACACCTCCGGTGAGCAGCTGGAGGTATCCGCCAAGCCGGTAGTACGGCCCATCGTCGGCTTCAACCTGCGTTGGGGCGAAACCTTCTGTGACCAGGCGGAATGCTGGCTCGATAATCTGGAAACCGCGCTGTCCTACCGTGCCTCTTCCAACACCCGCACCAAGGTGCGTGCGGACATTACCGTACCGGGGGTCATTCAATCGCCGGGTCTGCAAATGGCGATTCGCGCCTACGACGCTATGCAGCCGGACATCACCACACTCGGTTTCAAATACGATTTCGGTGGTATGCGGCTTGGGCTCACCGGTGAATACCAAGCCTGGGGCAAGCAGCAGCGCGACCTGCGACACGACACCATCAAAGACCAAGGCCAGATCAATTTCCGCGACATCATCATTCCGCGCGTCGGCATGGAAGTGGACCTCTCCGACAGCCTGATGCTCACCGTCGGTGTTGCCCGCGAGCGCAGCCCGCTGGCCAGCACTCGCACCCTCGACGTGAACTACATCGATGCCAACAAGACGGTGTTCGGGCTCGGCCTGAGTGCGCAGATTCCGCGCGTGCCGTTGCTGGCGTGGCCAGTGCAGCTCGACCTCGGTTACCAGTACCAGCACTTGGACAAGCGTGACTTCCAGCTGTCCAGCAGCGCCACACCAGGCAGCTACGCCACTGTCACGACGCGCGGCGATGTGAACGTGTTCGTCGGCTCCGTCAGCGTCAACTTCTGA
- a CDS encoding 2Fe-2S iron-sulfur cluster-binding protein, protein MFSWFKKNKNHSAWVNQHAVPVAARETLLQAGLRAGLDMPYSCRVGGCGTCKCKLVDGKVRQLTDFSYVLSEQEMQQGYILACQSVPLGEIRVEAVLDRPLAAAQQVGGRVLAQQRLTHDIMLLRVRLDDSLRYLAGQYVELSVASLPGVARNYSFATAPSHDGIAEFFVRRVPGGLFSAHINDQQLVGEAVSLRGPLGDFHLHPGTGPLLMVAGGSGLAPIRAILQDAAAQGLARPVRVLFGARRQQDLYLLDELEQLARQWPAAFSVLPVLSEPGDDDWTGARGLITEHFGAVSADTDAYLCGPPVMVDAASDVLRQQGIDPARIHADRFLTQPLAAAV, encoded by the coding sequence ATGTTCAGCTGGTTCAAGAAAAACAAAAATCACAGTGCCTGGGTCAACCAACATGCGGTGCCGGTGGCGGCGCGCGAAACGTTGCTGCAGGCCGGCTTGCGGGCCGGTCTGGATATGCCCTACAGCTGCCGCGTGGGCGGCTGCGGTACCTGCAAATGCAAGTTGGTGGACGGCAAAGTGCGCCAGCTCACCGACTTCAGCTATGTGCTGTCGGAACAGGAAATGCAGCAGGGTTACATCCTCGCCTGCCAGTCGGTGCCGCTCGGTGAGATTCGCGTCGAGGCGGTGCTCGACCGGCCGCTGGCGGCTGCCCAGCAGGTCGGTGGCCGGGTGCTGGCACAGCAGCGGCTGACCCACGACATCATGCTGCTGCGGGTGCGGCTGGATGACAGCCTGCGTTATCTCGCCGGCCAGTATGTGGAGCTGTCGGTGGCGTCGCTGCCCGGCGTCGCCCGCAACTACTCATTCGCGACCGCGCCGAGCCATGACGGCATCGCGGAATTTTTTGTGCGCCGCGTGCCCGGCGGCCTGTTCTCGGCGCATATCAATGACCAGCAGTTGGTCGGCGAGGCGGTGTCGCTGCGCGGCCCGCTGGGCGACTTCCATCTGCATCCCGGCACCGGCCCGTTGCTGATGGTGGCCGGTGGCAGCGGTCTGGCGCCGATCCGGGCCATCTTGCAGGACGCTGCTGCCCAAGGGTTGGCGCGCCCGGTGCGGGTGCTGTTCGGCGCCCGCCGTCAACAGGATTTGTACCTGCTTGATGAACTGGAGCAACTGGCTCGCCAATGGCCGGCCGCGTTCAGTGTGCTGCCGGTGTTGTCCGAGCCCGGTGATGACGATTGGACCGGCGCCCGCGGCCTAATTACCGAACACTTCGGCGCAGTGTCGGCCGACACCGACGCCTACCTGTGTGGCCCACCGGTGATGGTGGATGCCGCCAGTGACGTGCTGCGGCAGCAGGGAATTGATCCTGCGCGTATCCATGCCGACCGCTTCCTGACGCAACCGCTGGCTGCAGCGGTGTAA
- a CDS encoding NADH:flavin oxidoreductase — MSRSLDPLFRPFQCKSLQLRNRVAMAPMTRNFSPNHVPDQAVVDYYRRRAEGEVGLIITEGTTIDRPSANGYPQVPSFHGDAALAGWKQVVDAVHGAGGAIIPQLWHVGAVRRAGVTPYPDAAAQSPSGLFKPGRNNGEAMTEQEIDATVQAFADAALAAKQIGFDGVELHGAHGYLIDQFFWDGTNQRTDRFGGDALARTRFATDIVRAVRAAVGPEFAIVLRYSQWKQQDYAARLAETPQQLEQFLTPLVDAGVDVFHASTRRFWVPEFDGSELNLAGWTRKLTGQPTISVGSVGLDDDFIGHDNSGMGGTAKPVGIDALLERMAADEFDLIAIGRALLQDPQWLQKIRDGRDEEINVFTKDALSSLS; from the coding sequence ATGAGCCGTTCGCTGGACCCGCTGTTCCGCCCGTTCCAATGCAAGTCGCTGCAACTGCGCAACCGCGTGGCGATGGCGCCGATGACGCGCAACTTTTCTCCCAACCACGTGCCGGACCAAGCGGTGGTGGACTACTACCGCCGCCGCGCCGAAGGCGAGGTGGGGCTGATCATTACCGAGGGCACCACCATCGACCGGCCGTCGGCGAACGGCTATCCGCAGGTGCCCTCGTTTCACGGTGACGCGGCCCTGGCGGGCTGGAAACAGGTGGTGGACGCGGTGCACGGCGCCGGCGGCGCCATCATTCCGCAGCTGTGGCACGTGGGCGCGGTGCGTCGTGCCGGCGTCACGCCCTACCCGGACGCCGCCGCGCAATCGCCGTCAGGACTGTTCAAGCCAGGTCGCAACAACGGCGAGGCGATGACCGAGCAGGAAATCGACGCCACTGTGCAGGCATTTGCCGATGCCGCGCTGGCCGCCAAACAGATCGGCTTCGATGGCGTTGAGCTGCACGGTGCTCACGGCTATTTGATCGATCAATTCTTCTGGGACGGTACCAACCAGCGCACTGACCGCTTCGGCGGCGATGCGCTGGCGCGCACTCGTTTCGCCACCGACATCGTGCGCGCAGTGCGCGCAGCGGTCGGCCCCGAGTTCGCCATCGTGCTGCGCTACTCTCAATGGAAACAGCAGGATTACGCCGCCCGTCTGGCCGAAACGCCGCAGCAGCTGGAGCAATTCCTGACGCCGCTGGTGGATGCCGGGGTGGATGTGTTCCACGCTTCCACGCGCCGTTTCTGGGTGCCAGAGTTTGACGGCTCGGAACTGAACCTGGCCGGTTGGACCCGCAAGCTCACCGGGCAGCCGACCATTTCGGTGGGCAGCGTCGGTCTCGACGATGATTTCATCGGCCACGACAACAGCGGTATGGGCGGCACTGCCAAGCCGGTCGGCATCGACGCGCTGCTGGAGCGCATGGCCGCCGACGAATTCGATTTGATCGCCATCGGCCGTGCGCTGCTGCAAGACCCGCAATGGCTGCAGAAGATCCGCGACGGCCGTGACGAGGAGATCAATGTGTTCACCAAGGACGCCCTGTCCTCGTTGAGCTGA
- a CDS encoding class I SAM-dependent methyltransferase, translating to MNLDYGPLSTLFYDASKPVGYSLNGDLAFYLKQAAQCGGRLLEPAVGTGRMLIPLLEAGFEVDGLDRSADMLARCREHCQARGLSAQLLQADMAAFALPLRYAGILLPAGSFCLITELEQARAALACFHHHLLPGGRLVLDIEPPPSTPWQPSSTRLTLANGRTLTLDCSVANFEPEQQRYELALHYRLMEGEQVVAEEQQPFPLRWYHAEQMQRLLETSGFEVESVLSDYRVSGVQSGAEMLTFIARRKK from the coding sequence ATGAATCTCGACTACGGTCCTCTCAGCACACTGTTCTACGACGCCAGCAAACCGGTGGGGTACAGCCTCAACGGTGATCTGGCGTTTTATCTGAAGCAGGCGGCCCAGTGCGGCGGCAGGCTGCTGGAACCAGCAGTGGGTACCGGCCGCATGCTGATACCGCTGCTGGAAGCCGGCTTTGAGGTGGATGGTCTCGATCGTTCGGCGGACATGCTGGCGCGCTGCCGCGAGCACTGTCAGGCGCGCGGCCTGAGCGCGCAACTGCTGCAGGCCGACATGGCCGCGTTTGCGTTGCCGCTGCGCTATGCCGGCATCCTGCTGCCCGCCGGGTCATTCTGTCTGATAACCGAACTGGAGCAGGCCCGCGCTGCGCTGGCTTGTTTTCACCATCATCTGCTGCCCGGCGGCCGTTTGGTGCTGGATATCGAGCCACCGCCGAGCACACCCTGGCAACCCTCCAGCACCCGCCTGACGCTGGCCAACGGACGCACCCTGACGCTGGATTGCTCTGTGGCCAACTTCGAACCAGAGCAACAGCGCTATGAACTGGCGCTGCACTATAGGCTGATGGAAGGCGAGCAGGTCGTGGCAGAAGAACAGCAGCCGTTCCCGCTGCGCTGGTATCACGCGGAACAAATGCAACGCTTGCTGGAAACCTCCGGATTCGAGGTGGAGAGCGTGCTATCGGACTACCGTGTTTCGGGAGTCCAATCTGGCGCGGAGATGCTGACCTTTATTGCGCGCCGCAAAAAATAA